A genomic region of Bactrocera dorsalis isolate Fly_Bdor chromosome 3, ASM2337382v1, whole genome shotgun sequence contains the following coding sequences:
- the LOC105230137 gene encoding toll-like receptor 7 yields the protein MCKLSRLPMRRHANYSACTLLLLTAYIISNGCICVASALHNKGADRPESSYALSSDSASASAASMMATSIAGAAATAGAGITGTTNNKDAAGATTGVAASAAAQPAPTNQCSWQYNGTTSVRCNLRTIERHIALDLQGADGTSQLEIKCSELYLFESQLPQAAFARLQTLDVLRIDGCKLLQLPNNAFEGLNVLRTLAVNTRNPDWGPGKTLELYPDSLNSLKQLTELQLGHNNLRALPAGFLCPVGNLQVLNLTHNRIRSAENLGFADMNCNGGSELQVLDASYNELRSVTESWGISRLRRLQQLNLQHNNISELSGEALAGLSSLRIVNLSNNHLETLPEGLFAGSKELREIHLQNNELYELPKGLFHRLEQLLVVDLSGNQLTSNHIDNTTFAGLIRLIVLNLAHNALTRIDYRTFKELYFLQILNLRNNSIGHIEDNAFLPLYNLHTLNLAENRLHTLDDKLFNGLYVLSKLTLNNNLISVIEPNVFKNCSDLKELDLSSNQLNEVPRALQDLAMLRTLDLGENQIRTFDNQSFKNLHQLTGLRLIDNQIGNISVGMFADLPRLSVLNLAKNRIQSIERGAFDKNFELEAIRLDRNFLSDINGVFATLVSLLWLNLSENHLVWFDYAFIPSNLKWLDIHGNYIEALGNYYKLQEEIRVKTLDASHNRITEIGAMSIPNTIELLFINNNLISTVHPNAFVDKVNLARVDLYANALSKLQLQQLRVAPVQPAKPLPEFYLGGNPFECDCTMDWLQRINNLTTRQHPRVMDLNNIECVMPHARGAPVRPLTSLKPQDFLCRYESHCFALCHCCDFDACDCEMTCPSNCTCYHDQIWSTNVVDCGGQQTTELPRRVPMDSSVVYLDGNNFPVLRDHAFIGRKNLRSLYVNGSQVARIQNRTFAGLISLQVLHLEDNLLRTLHGNEFEFLVALRELYLQNNQLTSLDNITLAPLVSLEVLRIDGNRLLTLTIWQLQQPQFKQMRALALGRNQWSCRCKFLQELTAYVADNAQIVLDMQDIYCVDVGVSGTSVVQKRELDFNATAACTDYYAGGSMLQHGIPKTYIPLLAAALALIFLLVVVIIIFVFRESLRIWLFAHYGVRVFGPRCEETEKLYDAVLLHSAKDSEFVAQHLVSELETGRPPLRICLQHRDLAHDATHYQLLEASRVSRRVVILLSRNFLQTEWSRCELRRAVHDALRNRPQKLVVIEEPEVQFEAESDIELLPYLKTSAVHRIRRADRHFWEKLRYALPADYPTYRGGVAGVPGNNYTLDHNHERIKQPSSPGILYRQAPPPAYCTEGVAGELIGAEPTNYSSATTATPSPRPQRREHSAGVNTAASTLHHPIVGTHLHPSAAQQATLAAAAAQRGAEMSGNAAGAANNSQYYHHATAPSQTYGMRPPSEHIYSSIDSDYSTLDNENMLMMPPPSPTPNGGATVQSLQRFHQHQQQQQQQQQLMSQTWRPQQQQQQNQKQQQRRGECETTSSVTSVTAPSGQQQGPHVQAYLV from the coding sequence atgtgcaaacTAAGCAGGTTGCCAATGCGACGACACGCTAATTACAGCGCGTGCACGCTGTTGCTACTAACCGCATACATTATCAGCAACGGTTGCATATGTGTTGCCTCAGCGCTGCATAATAAGGGCGCTGACAGACCAGAGTCCAGCTACGCGCTCTCCTCGGACTCTGCTTCAGCGAGTGCGGCCAGCATGATGGCCACCTCGATAGCGGGCGCGGCTGCTACGGCAGGCGCTGGCATTACCGGCACTACGAACAACAAGGATGCAGCGGGCGCCACAACTGGGGTCGCGGCCTCCGCAGCCGCACAGCCAGCGCCGACCAATCAATGTTCCTGGCAGTACAATGGCACCACATCGGTACGCTGCAATCTACGCACCATTGAGCGGCACATCGCGCTCGATTTGCAGGGCGCTGATGGCACCAGCCAGCTGGAGATCAAATGCAGCGAACTCTACCTCTTCGAATCACAATTGCCACAGGCGGCATTTGCGCGCCTACAAACGCTCGATGTGCTGCGTATTGATGGCTGCAAATTGCTGCAATTGCCAAATAATGCATTCGAGGGTCTGAATGTGTTGCGCACATTGGCGGTGAATACGCGTAATCCCGATTGGGGACCAGGCAAAACTTTGGAGCTCTATCCGGACTCGTTGAATAGCCTGAAGCAGTTGACCGAATTGCAGTTGGGCCATAATAATTTGCGTGCGCTGCCAGCTGGCTTCCTCTGTCCGGTGGGGAATCTGCAAGTGTTAAATTTGACGCATAATCGTATACGTTCGGCGGAGAATCTGGGCTTTGCTGATATGAATTGTAATGGAGGTAGTGAGTTGCAGGTGTTGGACGCCAGTTACAATGAGCTGCGCTCGGTGACCGAGAGTTGGGGCATATCGCGACTGCGACGTTtacagcaattaaatttgcagcATAATAATATATCAGAGTTGTCTGGTGAGGCTTTGGCCGGCTTGAGTTCGCTGCGTATTGTGAATTTGAGCAACAATCATTTGGAAACTTTGCCCGAGGGACTGTTTGCCGGTTCGAAAGAGCTGCGCGAGATACATTTGCAGAACAATGAGCTATATGAACTGCCCAAAGGACTCTTTCATCGTCTCGAGCAGTTGCTGGTGGTGGATTTGTCCGGCAATCAGTTGACCTCGAATCATATAGACAACACTACGTTCGCTGGCCTCATACGTTTGATTGTTTTGAATTTGGCGCACAATGCCTTGACACGAATTGACTACCGCACCTTCAAGGAGTTGTATTTCCTGCAGATTTTGAACTTGCGCAACAATTCCATTGGCCATATTGAGGACAACGCATTTTTGCCGCTTTACAATTTGCACACTTTAAATTTGGCTGAGAATCGTTTGCATACATTGGATGATAAGCTCTTCAATGGCTTGTATGTGTTGTCAAAGTTGacactcaacaacaacttgattAGCGTGATTGAAccaaatgttttcaaaaactgTTCGGACCTCAAGGAACTCGATCTTAGCTCGAATCAGCTGAATGAAGTGCCACGCGCATTACAAGATCTCGCGATGTTACGTACGTTGGATTTGGGTGAGAATCAGATACGCACTTTCGACAATCAGAGTTTCAAGAATTTGCATCAGCTGACGGGTCTACGTTTGATAGACAACCAAATTGGCAATATCAGTGTGGGCATGTTTGCCGACTTGCCACGTCTCAGTGTACTCAATCTTGCCAAGAATCGCATACAGTCCATTGAACGTGGTGCTTTTGATAAGAATTTCGAGTTGGAGGCCATACGTCTGGATCGTAACTTCCTGTCCGATATTAATGGCGTATTTGCTACTTTGGTCTCGCTGTTGTGGCTCAATCTCTCCGAAAATCATTTGGTCTGGTTCGACTACGCTTTCATACCGAGTAATCTGAAGTGGCTGGACATACATGGCAACTACATTGAGGCACTGGGCAACTACTATAAACTGCAAGAGGAGATACGTGTTAAGACGCTGGATGCCAGTCACAATCGCATCACTGAAATCGGCGCTATGTCTATACCGAATACCATCGAATTGCTGTTCATCAACAACAACCTCATCAGCACTGTGCACCCGAATGCGTTTGTGGATAAAGTGAATTTGGCGCGTGTTGATCTGTACGCCAACGCATTGTCTAAGTTGCAATTACAGCAGTTGCGTGTTGCACCCGTTCAACCGGCTAAACCGCTGCCGGAATTCTATCTTGGCGGTAATCCGTTCGAGTGCGACTGCACCATGGACTGGCTGCAGCGCATCAACAACCTCACCACACGTCAGCATCCGCGCGTCATGGATCTCAACAACATTGAATGTGTTATGCCACATGCACGCGGTGCACCTGTGCGCCCACTTACCTCACTCAAACCACAAGACTTCCTTTGCCGCTATGAGTCGCACTGTTTTGCGCTGTGCCATTGCTGTGACTTTGATGCCTGTGATTGTGAGATGACGTGCCCCAGCAATTGCACTTGCTACCACGACCAGATTTGGTCGACGAATGTGGTAGATTGTGGTGGACAACAGACTACAGAGCTACCACGTCGTGTACCCATGGACTCGAGTGTTGTTTATTTGGATGGCAACAACTTCCCTGTGCTGAGGGATCACGCCTTCATAGGACGTAAAAATCTGCGTTCGCTCTATGTGAACGGCAGTCAGGTGGCGCGCATACAAAATCGTACCTTCGCTGGTCTCATTTCGCTGCAGGTGCTCCACTTGGAGGACAATCTCTTACGCACTTTGCACGGCAACGAATTTGAGTTTCTCGTCGCACTACGTGAGCTTTACTTACAAAATAATCAGCTCACTTCTTTGGACAACATTACGCTAGCGCCGTTGGTATCGCTGGAAGTGCTGCGCATAGACGGCAATCGGCTGTTGACGCTCACCATATGGCAGCTGCAACAACCACAGTTCAAACAAATGCGTGCGCTGGCATTAGGCCGAAATCAGTGGAGTTGTCGCTGTAAGTTCCTGCAGGAACTGACCGCCTACGTAGCCGACAACGCACAAATTGTGTTAGACATGCAAGACATCTACTGCGTGGACGTCGGCGTAAGCGGTACTAGCGTGGTGCAAAAGCGTGAACTGGACTTTAATGCTACTGCCGCTTGCACTGATTACTACGCTGGCGGCTCAATGCTGCAACATGGCATACCAAAGACTTACATACCTCTACTAGCTGCAGCATTGGCGCTCATATTTTTGCTTGTGGTAGTCATCATCATATTTGTCTTTCGCGAATCGTTGCGCATTTGGCTATTTGCGCACTACGGCGTACGTGTGTTCGGACCACGCTGCGAGGAAACGGAGAAGCTATACGATGCCGTGCTACTGCACTCCGCCAAAGATTCAGAGTTTGTAGCGCAACATTTGGTGTCGGAGCTGGAGACTGGACGTCCTCCCTTACGTATCTGCCTGCAACACCGCGATCTGGCACACGATGCCACACACTATCAGCTGCTGGAGGCCTCACGCGTATCACGACGCGTTGTCATCTTGCTGTCACGCAACTTTCTACAGACTGAGTGGTCACGCTGCGAACTGCGACGCGCCGTGCACGATGCGCTGCGCAACCGTCCACAAAAGCTGGTCGTGATTGAAGAACCCGAAGTGCAATTCGAAGCAGAGAGCGACATCGAGCTCTTACCCTACTTAAAGACATCCGCAGTGCATCGTATACGTCGCGCCGATCGTCACTTCTGGGAGAAACTACGCTACGCGCTACCCGCCGACTATCCCACCTATCGCGGTGGCGTTGCCGGTGTGCCTGGCAATAACTACACGCTAGATCACAATCATGAGCGCATCAAACAACCCTCTAGTCCTGGCATACTCTATCGCCAAGCGCCACCACCTGCCTACTGCACAGAAGGTGTCGCCGGCGAGCTAATCGGCGCCGAGCCCACAAATTACTCCTCCGCCACCACAGCGACGCCCAGCCCGCGTCCGCAGCGACGCGAACATAGCGCGGGCGTCAACACAGCTGCAAGCACACTGCATCATCCCATAGTGGGCACACACTTACATCCTAGCGCCGCACAACAAGCAACGCTGGCGGCAGCAGCGGCTCAACGCGGCGCCGAAATGAGCGGTAATGCGGCTGGCGCGGCCAATAACAGCCAGTATTATCACCATGCCACAGCGCCCAGTCAAACATACGGTATGCGCCCACCCTCAGAGCATATATACTCCAGCATAGACTCCGACTACTCCACGCTGGACAATGAAAACATGCTGATGATGCCGCCACCCTCGCCCACACCCAATGGCGGCGCGACGGTTCAGAGCTTACAGCGCTTtcatcaacaccaacagcaacagcagcagcagcaacagctgaTGTCACAAACATGGCgaccgcagcagcagcagcagcaaaatcaaaagcaacagcaacgtCGCGGCGAGTGTGAAACAACGAGCAGCGTGACGTCGGTGACAGCGCCGAGCGGCCAACAGCAGGGACCGCATGTGCAGGCGTATTTAGTGTAG